A genomic stretch from Burkholderia pyrrocinia includes:
- a CDS encoding response regulator: MNDNPLKYRVLLIEDDDRLAQLVREYLDGYEFAVTVVRRGDLAVAAVREHQPALVILDLMLPNLDGMEVCRRIRAFTNIPVLILTARADVYDQVAGLETGADDYVTKPIEPRVLVARARALLRRAQPVAAETPVAAPEALVFGELSISPPNRTVTWRGEPVDLKTAEFNLLLILARAAGTVLSRDDILKQLRGIEFDGLDRSVDSGISKLRRRFEDASSEPHKIKTIWGRGYLFSPSAWDE, from the coding sequence ATGAACGACAATCCGCTCAAATACCGTGTACTGCTGATCGAGGACGACGACCGCCTCGCGCAGCTCGTCCGCGAATATCTCGACGGCTATGAATTCGCGGTGACGGTCGTGCGGCGCGGCGACCTCGCCGTCGCGGCGGTACGCGAGCACCAGCCGGCCCTCGTGATACTCGATCTGATGCTGCCGAACCTCGACGGCATGGAAGTCTGCCGGCGCATCCGCGCGTTCACCAACATTCCCGTGCTGATCCTGACCGCGCGCGCGGACGTCTACGACCAGGTCGCGGGCCTCGAGACGGGCGCCGACGACTACGTGACGAAGCCGATCGAGCCGCGCGTGCTCGTCGCGCGCGCTCGCGCGCTGCTGCGCCGCGCGCAGCCGGTCGCAGCGGAAACGCCGGTTGCCGCACCCGAAGCGCTCGTGTTCGGCGAACTGTCGATCTCGCCGCCGAACCGCACCGTCACGTGGCGCGGCGAGCCGGTCGACCTGAAGACTGCCGAATTCAACCTGCTGCTGATCCTCGCGCGCGCGGCCGGCACCGTGCTGAGCCGCGACGACATCCTGAAGCAATTGCGCGGAATCGAGTTCGACGGACTCGACCGCTCGGTCGATTCCGGCATCTCGAAGCTGCGCCGCCGCTTCGAGGATGCTTCATCTGAGCCGCACAAGATCAAGACGATCTGGGGCCGCGGCTACCTGTTCAGCCCTTCCGCGTGGGACGAATAA
- a CDS encoding MipA/OmpV family protein has translation MPLAGLTLAAAAHAENQYSISLGGGFAPRYQGSNQYRGVVAPSFSATFGNGFFIDATQGAGYRLDLPHGVFVSAAVSYDAGRADENRFDLPGSDYLKGMGRIPGSVLVGVRAGVTLFNAAELSVTIDTPVTHTSRGVSGHMDLAVPVLKTAQHEIVVTGTVHAGSGRYTQTFYGVTDAQSMTSRFRPYSTSGGIDSASMAVAWNWNLSRHWSVLATGGVTRLLGRYGDSPIVQSRSNYYGIAGVTYKF, from the coding sequence ATGCCGCTCGCCGGCCTGACCCTCGCTGCCGCCGCCCATGCGGAAAACCAGTATTCGATCTCGCTCGGCGGCGGTTTCGCGCCGCGCTACCAGGGCAGCAACCAGTATCGCGGCGTCGTCGCGCCGTCGTTTTCCGCGACGTTCGGCAACGGCTTCTTCATCGACGCTACGCAGGGCGCCGGCTACCGGCTGGACCTGCCGCACGGCGTGTTCGTGTCGGCGGCCGTGAGCTACGATGCGGGCCGCGCGGACGAGAACCGCTTCGACCTGCCGGGCTCCGACTACCTGAAGGGCATGGGCCGGATTCCCGGCTCGGTGCTGGTCGGCGTGCGAGCGGGCGTGACGCTCTTCAATGCGGCCGAACTGAGCGTCACGATCGACACGCCCGTGACGCACACGTCGCGCGGCGTATCGGGACACATGGATCTCGCGGTGCCCGTGCTCAAGACCGCGCAGCACGAGATCGTCGTGACGGGCACCGTGCACGCGGGCTCGGGACGCTATACGCAGACGTTCTACGGCGTGACCGATGCACAGTCGATGACGAGCCGGTTCAGGCCGTATTCGACGAGCGGCGGGATCGACAGCGCATCGATGGCGGTCGCGTGGAACTGGAACCTGTCGCGGCACTGGTCGGTGCTCGCGACCGGCGGCGTGACGCGACTGCTCGGCCGCTACGGCGACAGTCCGATCGTCCAGTCGCGCAGCAACTACTACGGCATTGCGGGCGTGACCTACAAGTTCTGA